A region from the Desulfobacterales bacterium genome encodes:
- a CDS encoding prepilin-type N-terminal cleavage/methylation domain-containing protein, with amino-acid sequence MEKRKNRILNNEKGFTLIEIIAVLILLGILAAVAVPKYIDLTVEAKDRAIDAGIAELNSREALVWGKAKLSTATWADGLTDATIDGALMTPANTGYDTDLGTDNYTWADGGGPTDTGGTLSFQSATGVALTRTPSTTTAPATWKR; translated from the coding sequence ATGGAAAAAAGAAAAAATCGGATTTTAAACAATGAAAAAGGTTTTACGTTGATTGAAATTATTGCGGTGCTGATTTTGCTGGGTATTCTGGCGGCAGTGGCGGTTCCAAAGTATATAGATTTGACAGTGGAAGCCAAAGATAGGGCCATCGATGCCGGAATTGCTGAATTGAATTCCAGAGAAGCTCTCGTTTGGGGTAAGGCAAAATTATCGACAGCCACCTGGGCAGACGGTCTCACTGATGCGACTATCGATGGCGCCCTCATGACTCCTGCGAATACCGGCTACGACACAGACTTAGGAACTGATAATTACACTTGGGCTGACGGCGGCGGCCCTACTGATACTGGTGGAACATTATCCTTTCAAAGCGCAACTGGCGTTGCGTTAACCAGGACTCCTTCCACGACAACTGCACCTGCCACTTGGAAAAGATAG
- a CDS encoding sigma-54 dependent transcriptional regulator, which yields MKKIQISIYILAPFIFGIFSLFSFLVSFQITDYSYKHQTDPVFFLLISGIFISGLSALIGYYIIRLVLKPAEAFIEKIKKSPAVQANAAETDDDAECADPMEAYSKIFAQVAHALDIVDTEKFFPEIAGTSQAMRQVLSQVIKVAPTDSTVLILGESGTGKELIARGIVRQSARKDGPFIKINCAAISSGLMESELFGHEKGAFTGAVSRKKGCFEQADSGTLFLDEIGDMPLALQVKLLRVLQEKELNRVGGSTAVPVNVRIIAATHKDIEKLIARGEFREDLFYRLNVFPITLPPLRKRKEDIRPLADHFLSLAGAEKRIDPDGLLILEKYDWPGNIRELENIIERATVLAGDQAWIRPGDLSEKIKTPEALMLPSGAAMGGGQKKLSLDETVRGIEKSLICTALEKSRGVQARAAEELGINQRSLWNRIKKFEINAGDFKD from the coding sequence ATGAAAAAAATTCAGATCAGCATCTATATTCTGGCGCCTTTTATTTTTGGAATTTTTTCTCTTTTTTCCTTTCTGGTCTCCTTTCAGATTACGGATTATTCGTATAAACATCAGACAGATCCCGTTTTTTTTCTTCTGATTTCCGGTATTTTTATTTCCGGGCTCTCGGCCCTGATCGGCTATTATATCATCCGTCTGGTTTTAAAGCCTGCTGAAGCGTTTATCGAAAAGATTAAAAAATCACCGGCCGTTCAGGCAAATGCGGCTGAAACGGACGATGACGCTGAATGCGCCGACCCGATGGAAGCCTACTCAAAAATTTTTGCTCAGGTAGCCCATGCCCTGGATATCGTGGACACGGAAAAATTTTTTCCCGAAATTGCGGGAACCAGCCAGGCCATGCGCCAGGTGCTGTCCCAGGTCATAAAAGTGGCACCTACGGATTCAACCGTCCTGATTCTGGGGGAGAGCGGAACCGGCAAGGAGCTGATTGCAAGGGGTATTGTCCGGCAAAGCGCCAGAAAGGACGGGCCGTTCATAAAAATCAACTGCGCCGCCATATCTTCCGGGCTGATGGAAAGCGAGCTTTTCGGTCATGAAAAGGGCGCCTTTACCGGGGCCGTTTCCCGGAAAAAAGGCTGTTTTGAACAGGCCGACAGCGGCACGCTTTTTCTGGACGAGATCGGGGACATGCCCCTTGCGCTCCAGGTGAAGCTGCTGCGGGTTCTCCAGGAAAAGGAGTTGAACCGGGTAGGGGGCAGCACGGCCGTACCGGTGAATGTCCGCATCATTGCCGCCACCCATAAGGATATTGAAAAACTGATCGCCCGGGGGGAATTCCGGGAGGATCTGTTTTACCGGCTCAATGTGTTTCCCATCACCCTGCCGCCCCTGAGAAAAAGAAAAGAGGATATCCGGCCCCTTGCGGATCATTTCTTAAGTCTTGCGGGCGCTGAAAAGCGGATTGACCCGGACGGACTCCTTATTCTGGAAAAATACGACTGGCCCGGCAATATCCGGGAACTTGAAAATATTATCGAAAGGGCGACCGTCCTGGCGGGAGATCAGGCGTGGATCAGGCCCGGAGATCTTTCCGAAAAAATAAAAACCCCTGAAGCGCTGATGCTGCCATCTGGTGCTGCCATGGGGGGGGGCCAAAAAAAATTATCCCTCGATGAAACGGTCAGGGGAATCGAAAAATCCCTCATATGCACCGCCCTCGAAAAAAGCAGGGGCGTACAGGCCCGGGCCGCCGAGGAACTGGGGATCAACCAGAGAAGCCTCTGGAACCGGATCAAAAAATTTGAAATCAATGCCGGTGATTTTAAAGATTAA
- a CDS encoding type II secretion system F family protein has product MTQFAYRAINENGASLTGMVDAESVDAANAQLAARGYIPVKITAKSGPSARGGGKKMGGLFNRPVTTRDLILFTQQFRTMTRAGIPILDILDILEAQTENAGLKKIMAAMHQDIKEGCDLSEAFKKHPKAFSPLYCSMIQAGETAGSLPAVLGRLVYIIEHEHKVKSDIKAALRYPMIVVIALGVAFFVLLTFVIPKFVTIFIQAGLDLPLPTRICLELYRFLENYWFGIIAALAAGLAALIAYCKTDQGKYVRDGALMRIPLMGPLFIKSAMSRFSAIFSILQHSGVSVIQAMQILAGTIGNAAIAREFTRIREKLEEGRGISEPLKSARYFTPMVVSMVAIGEDTGNLDELLQEVSEHYDTEVEYAVKQLSDAIGPILIVGLAAVVGFFALAIFLPMWDLTKMVK; this is encoded by the coding sequence ATGACGCAATTTGCCTATCGGGCCATAAACGAAAACGGAGCCTCCCTGACCGGGATGGTGGATGCGGAATCAGTGGATGCCGCCAACGCCCAGCTGGCGGCCCGTGGCTATATACCCGTAAAGATTACCGCGAAAAGCGGCCCATCGGCACGGGGCGGGGGGAAAAAAATGGGGGGGCTGTTCAACCGTCCCGTCACGACCCGCGATCTGATTCTGTTCACCCAGCAGTTCCGGACCATGACCCGGGCCGGCATTCCCATTCTGGATATTCTGGATATTCTGGAAGCGCAAACCGAAAATGCGGGCCTGAAAAAAATTATGGCCGCCATGCATCAGGACATCAAAGAAGGCTGCGATCTTTCAGAGGCCTTCAAAAAGCACCCGAAGGCCTTTTCACCGCTGTACTGCAGCATGATTCAGGCCGGGGAAACCGCAGGTTCCCTGCCTGCCGTGCTGGGACGTCTGGTCTACATCATCGAGCACGAGCATAAAGTAAAATCGGATATCAAGGCCGCCCTCCGATATCCCATGATCGTGGTCATTGCCCTGGGGGTAGCCTTTTTCGTGCTGCTGACCTTCGTGATTCCCAAATTCGTAACGATTTTTATCCAGGCGGGACTTGATCTGCCGCTGCCGACCCGGATCTGTCTGGAATTATACCGCTTTCTGGAAAATTACTGGTTCGGAATCATCGCTGCCCTTGCGGCCGGTCTGGCCGCCCTGATCGCTTACTGCAAAACCGATCAGGGAAAATATGTGCGGGACGGCGCCCTGATGCGCATCCCGCTGATGGGCCCTTTGTTCATCAAGTCGGCCATGTCGCGTTTTTCCGCTATTTTTTCGATCCTGCAGCACAGCGGCGTATCGGTCATTCAGGCCATGCAGATTCTTGCCGGCACCATCGGCAATGCCGCCATCGCGCGTGAATTCACCCGCATCCGGGAGAAGCTCGAGGAGGGCCGCGGCATTTCGGAACCGTTAAAATCCGCCCGGTACTTTACGCCCATGGTGGTGAGCATGGTGGCCATCGGCGAGGATACCGGCAACCTGGACGAACTGCTTCAGGAGGTATCCGAGCATTACGATACCGAGGTGGAATATGCCGTCAAACAGCTCTCTGACGCCATCGGCCCCATACTCATAGTGGGCCTTGCGGCCGTGGTGGGCTTTTTTGCACTGGCAATCTTTCTGCCGATGTGGGATTTGACCAAGATGGTGAAGTAA
- a CDS encoding ATPase, T2SS/T4P/T4SS family has translation MKKKKRLGEILVAAGLLSEEQLQQALSDHRKANLKLGQYLVRKGIVGESKIVDLISVQLKVKKFHPADYPVEMTLAKVLPVDMARKYQVVPLKKSAFLLTIAMIDPMDIQAMDDIEVFTNLEVEAVICTEQDFNQLLNNLYGVYSGLDDVLSHVQEVSFSNDADSEANSSTHDVEVSSLQDMAEDVPVVRLVNSILSQAVREGASDVHISPEKDHVQVRFRLDGKLQEAPAPPKSMFLPIASRLKILANLDISVSRIPQDGRFTVRLNNKEVNIRVSTLPTIYGENVVLRLLDTSGGIQSPDSMGISAENRRKIEAAVAKPYGMILSTGPTGCGKTTTLYSILQKINQPDINIITLEDPVEYRIEKIRQVQLNPKAGMSFASGMRAILRQDPDVIMVGEIRDAETATIAVQAALTGHRVLSTVHTNDAAGAITRFIDMGIEPFLVSSVMLVSIAQRLVRKVCPHCRETYTPSAAALKRWGLDQVPDAEFVRGRGCFHCMDTGFKGRTGVYEVLTIDEMIQDMILKRQSAREISRAAQQAGTLVPMREDAVGKVLQGITTLEEAALAVMI, from the coding sequence ATGAAGAAAAAAAAACGATTGGGAGAAATCCTGGTGGCAGCCGGCCTGCTGAGCGAGGAACAGCTTCAGCAGGCGCTGTCCGATCACCGAAAGGCCAACCTGAAACTGGGCCAGTACCTGGTGCGCAAGGGTATTGTCGGCGAATCGAAAATTGTCGATCTGATTTCTGTTCAGCTGAAAGTCAAAAAATTTCATCCGGCCGACTATCCCGTGGAGATGACGCTGGCAAAAGTGCTGCCGGTCGATATGGCCCGCAAGTATCAGGTGGTGCCCCTTAAAAAAAGCGCTTTTCTGCTGACCATTGCCATGATCGATCCCATGGACATCCAGGCCATGGATGATATCGAGGTGTTTACAAACCTGGAGGTGGAAGCGGTCATCTGCACCGAGCAGGACTTCAATCAGCTGCTCAACAATCTTTACGGCGTGTATTCGGGACTCGACGATGTCCTGAGCCATGTGCAGGAGGTCAGTTTCAGTAATGATGCCGACAGCGAAGCAAATTCCTCCACCCATGATGTGGAAGTCAGCTCACTTCAGGACATGGCCGAAGACGTGCCGGTGGTTCGCCTGGTCAATTCGATCCTGTCCCAGGCGGTACGTGAAGGGGCCAGCGATGTGCATATCAGCCCCGAAAAGGACCATGTTCAGGTGCGCTTCCGGCTGGACGGCAAGCTTCAGGAAGCCCCGGCACCGCCCAAAAGCATGTTTCTTCCGATCGCCTCGCGCCTGAAGATTCTGGCCAATCTGGACATCTCGGTCTCCCGGATTCCCCAGGACGGCCGATTTACGGTGCGACTGAACAACAAGGAGGTCAATATAAGGGTCTCGACCCTGCCCACCATCTATGGCGAAAATGTGGTGCTGCGCCTGCTGGACACCTCCGGCGGCATTCAGTCCCCGGACAGCATGGGGATTTCGGCCGAAAACCGCCGGAAAATCGAAGCGGCCGTCGCCAAGCCCTACGGCATGATCCTGAGCACCGGCCCCACCGGATGCGGCAAGACCACCACGCTCTATTCCATCCTGCAGAAAATCAATCAGCCTGATATTAACATCATCACGCTGGAAGATCCTGTGGAATACCGCATCGAGAAGATCCGTCAGGTCCAGTTGAACCCCAAAGCGGGCATGAGCTTTGCCAGCGGCATGCGTGCAATTCTGCGCCAGGACCCGGATGTGATCATGGTGGGTGAAATCCGGGATGCCGAAACAGCCACGATCGCCGTCCAGGCCGCCCTGACCGGTCACCGCGTTCTGAGCACGGTCCATACCAATGATGCCGCCGGCGCCATTACGCGGTTTATCGATATGGGCATCGAACCTTTTCTGGTCTCCTCGGTCATGCTGGTGTCGATTGCCCAGCGCCTGGTGCGAAAAGTCTGCCCCCATTGCCGGGAAACCTACACGCCTTCGGCCGCCGCGCTCAAGCGCTGGGGACTGGATCAGGTGCCAGACGCCGAATTTGTCCGGGGCAGGGGCTGCTTTCATTGCATGGATACCGGTTTTAAGGGCCGTACCGGCGTTTATGAGGTGCTTACGATCGATGAGATGATCCAGGATATGATTTTAAAGAGACAGTCGGCCCGTGAAATCAGCCGTGCCGCGCAACAGGCCGGCACGCTCGTTCCCATGCGGGAAGATGCGGTCGGAAAAGTGCTTCAGGGTATCACCACGCTGGAAGAAGCGGCTCTGGCGGTGATGATTTGA
- the pilQ gene encoding type IV pilus secretin PilQ, translating into MNKYSVSQRFMLRLVLVALLLLVCGACAAPETDKKDPFFDKWRVRVEESRGYSPAKKTPTPLPPEPASASQNAAAPEKSLPTQKITLKMNKVEVAVLLRALARAADLNLIVNESVQGRMDLNVRNAPWDQVFSGILRNQGLVHAWEGDIIRVISMEDIGKELKQLETEQQIKSKREEIRQAAPMEIRTVHVKYADAAKLRENLEKLLIPKGEGAIARGAVMVDEHNNALIIYAVHSDIEYILPLIDDLDRPTPQILIEAHIVETTRETARELGVQWGGLSNSGDVWIYPGSNSSGVLGQSPSEGAIDPTSGVAASFPAELASGTGLTLGLAIEKAGESLLAVQLSALEESGKLNILSSPSITTLDNQTALIESGKEVPYQTIEDDEIQIEWKKAVLSLEVTPHVIDETMLKMKIKTNKDELDFSQTVEGNPTIITRNAETQVFLFDGQTTVIGGLSQETTSNAESGVPGVKNVPLFGSLFKGSSNSNTMEEVLIFITPHILKEKPTAAVTPDRSTPREVGP; encoded by the coding sequence ATGAATAAATATTCTGTCTCACAACGGTTTATGCTCCGGCTTGTCCTTGTCGCCCTGCTCCTGCTGGTTTGCGGTGCCTGCGCGGCGCCGGAAACCGATAAAAAAGATCCTTTTTTTGATAAATGGCGCGTACGGGTGGAAGAATCCCGTGGCTATTCGCCGGCAAAAAAAACGCCGACCCCTTTGCCTCCGGAGCCGGCGTCTGCATCGCAGAACGCGGCGGCCCCTGAAAAATCCCTGCCCACGCAAAAAATCACCCTGAAGATGAACAAGGTGGAGGTTGCCGTGCTCCTGCGCGCCCTGGCGAGAGCCGCTGATCTGAACCTGATCGTCAACGAGAGTGTGCAGGGCAGGATGGATCTGAACGTCAGAAATGCGCCATGGGATCAGGTTTTCAGCGGTATTCTGAGAAATCAGGGACTTGTCCATGCCTGGGAAGGGGATATCATCCGGGTGATTTCCATGGAGGATATCGGCAAGGAGCTGAAACAGCTTGAAACCGAGCAGCAGATCAAGAGCAAACGGGAGGAAATCCGTCAGGCGGCGCCCATGGAAATCCGTACGGTTCATGTCAAATACGCGGACGCGGCCAAGCTGCGCGAAAATCTGGAAAAACTTTTGATTCCCAAAGGCGAGGGCGCTATCGCCCGCGGGGCCGTGATGGTCGATGAACACAACAATGCACTGATCATTTACGCCGTGCACAGCGATATCGAGTACATTCTCCCGCTGATCGACGATCTGGACCGTCCGACGCCCCAGATCCTGATCGAGGCCCATATCGTAGAGACCACCCGTGAAACGGCCCGCGAGCTGGGCGTTCAGTGGGGCGGTCTGTCCAATAGCGGCGATGTCTGGATCTATCCCGGATCGAACAGCTCGGGGGTTCTGGGTCAGTCACCGAGCGAGGGCGCGATCGATCCGACATCGGGTGTTGCCGCCAGCTTTCCGGCCGAGCTGGCGTCCGGCACCGGCCTGACCCTGGGCCTTGCCATCGAAAAAGCCGGTGAAAGCCTTTTGGCCGTTCAACTTTCAGCGCTTGAAGAAAGCGGCAAACTCAATATTCTGTCCAGCCCATCGATCACCACGCTTGATAATCAGACGGCGTTGATCGAAAGCGGCAAAGAGGTCCCCTACCAGACCATCGAGGATGACGAAATTCAGATCGAATGGAAAAAAGCGGTGCTCAGTCTGGAAGTAACGCCCCATGTGATTGATGAAACCATGCTCAAAATGAAAATTAAAACCAATAAGGATGAATTGGATTTTTCGCAAACGGTGGAGGGCAATCCCACCATTATCACCCGCAATGCGGAAACGCAGGTTTTTTTGTTTGACGGACAGACCACGGTGATCGGCGGCCTGAGCCAGGAAACAACCAGCAACGCCGAATCCGGAGTGCCGGGAGTCAAAAATGTTCCGCTGTTCGGCAGCCTGTTCAAGGGCAGCAGCAACAGCAACACCATGGAGGAAGTGCTGATTTTCATCACGCCGCACATCCTGAAGGAAAAGCCGACAGCGGCCGTAACACCGGATCGGTCGACACCGCGCGAAGTAGGGCCGTAA
- the pilM gene encoding pilus assembly protein PilM: MKSAPYLPYLTSGVVALILVIAILIVFIFRSARKKASKKQAIQRADQPSGSDEPVKRFDLPAWVSVLAPRKFFSAALLRLKSILSFSSDLPSGRQSGHLSVNTVPDISAHLSPSAPERRQKPFWQKFMPYNKAVFVGVDINDNHLRLVKLSRSSPQKLQLLAYREVVFENGLSMESPLFSRFLKEALTRFCGASEKIKIWSAFPPSDVDTRHIKIPRVSGSQIANAVYWTYRKEVPFDETDVVFDYEILGEIREKNVQKLEVMAYSAPRREIEKLKELFIKSGFPLAGITIFPFAFQNFLRAGGIKPSAPDTCSLFIGMDWSSISIFRQDNLMLSRGIRAGMSSMVEAIRDEIKACRQPNGLFLDNGEESRIAPEPAAGMNADEAYRMLLTLIQNPVAAPDVKNGGHAGKKDVFDIIRPVLERLIGQIERTLKHYALNFGERNIGRIFVSGELSASATLVEYIGKQLELAVETIDPFSAIPAPGVAIPAAFFKKVSFLPAFGLALAANPHTPNFILTYKDKARQNRMRQQNRILFGGFLTSMLICAAFYSFQAYRLDKQTTYKNQLQQQMETYPPGVDQARILQQVARIKERNLALAEYARKYQGLAIISELANSSPSDVRLTRMSVDLVPERSEKAQPLSNKIQRRPEKTAASKKTVSLEGLVFGDRQHFSMALAAYLVRLKQSPLFGSFSVKSQSFDVFEQKEVLRFSVHLEMI; this comes from the coding sequence ATGAAATCAGCTCCTTATCTCCCCTATCTGACAAGTGGGGTTGTTGCCCTTATTCTTGTTATCGCAATTCTCATCGTTTTTATTTTTCGTTCCGCCAGGAAAAAAGCTTCAAAAAAACAGGCCATCCAACGCGCTGATCAACCATCCGGTTCCGATGAGCCGGTAAAAAGATTTGATCTGCCCGCATGGGTTTCAGTCCTGGCGCCCCGGAAATTTTTTTCAGCGGCGCTATTGCGGTTAAAATCAATTCTCAGTTTTTCTTCGGATCTCCCCTCCGGCCGGCAGTCCGGGCATCTATCCGTCAACACCGTTCCGGATATTTCCGCACATCTTTCACCCTCTGCGCCGGAGCGCCGGCAAAAACCGTTCTGGCAAAAATTTATGCCGTACAATAAAGCGGTTTTCGTGGGCGTGGATATCAATGACAATCACCTGCGGCTGGTCAAACTATCCCGATCCTCGCCGCAAAAATTACAGTTGCTGGCATATCGGGAAGTTGTGTTTGAAAACGGGCTCTCCATGGAAAGCCCGCTTTTTTCCCGTTTTTTAAAGGAGGCCCTGACCCGCTTCTGTGGTGCTTCGGAAAAAATAAAAATCTGGAGCGCCTTTCCGCCGTCCGATGTCGATACGCGTCATATCAAGATTCCCAGGGTATCCGGGAGCCAGATCGCCAACGCGGTCTATTGGACCTACCGGAAGGAAGTCCCCTTTGATGAAACGGATGTGGTTTTTGATTATGAGATTCTGGGTGAAATCCGTGAAAAGAACGTTCAGAAACTTGAAGTCATGGCCTACTCCGCTCCCCGGCGGGAAATTGAGAAATTAAAGGAGCTGTTCATAAAAAGCGGATTTCCCCTGGCCGGCATCACTATTTTCCCGTTCGCTTTTCAAAATTTTCTGCGGGCCGGCGGTATTAAACCGTCTGCTCCCGATACCTGCAGCCTTTTTATCGGGATGGATTGGTCCAGCATCAGCATTTTCCGGCAGGACAACCTGATGCTCTCGCGTGGTATCCGGGCCGGTATGAGCAGCATGGTTGAAGCCATCAGGGATGAAATAAAAGCCTGCCGCCAGCCGAACGGGCTTTTTCTGGATAATGGCGAAGAAAGCCGCATTGCGCCTGAGCCGGCGGCCGGCATGAATGCGGATGAGGCGTATCGCATGCTTTTGACCCTGATTCAAAATCCTGTTGCCGCTCCTGATGTAAAAAACGGCGGGCATGCGGGCAAAAAAGACGTATTTGACATCATCCGTCCCGTGCTGGAACGCCTGATCGGACAGATCGAGCGCACCCTCAAACATTATGCCCTGAATTTCGGTGAAAGGAACATCGGCCGTATCTTCGTTTCCGGTGAATTGAGCGCCAGCGCCACCCTGGTTGAATATATCGGAAAGCAACTGGAACTTGCCGTTGAAACCATTGATCCGTTCAGTGCCATACCTGCCCCCGGGGTAGCCATTCCGGCGGCGTTTTTTAAAAAGGTCTCGTTTCTGCCGGCATTTGGCCTGGCGCTTGCCGCCAACCCGCATACGCCCAATTTTATACTGACTTACAAGGATAAGGCCAGACAGAATCGGATGCGACAGCAAAACCGGATTCTGTTCGGCGGTTTTCTGACCTCGATGCTGATTTGCGCCGCCTTTTATTCCTTTCAGGCGTACCGGCTTGACAAACAGACGACTTATAAAAACCAGCTTCAGCAGCAGATGGAAACCTATCCTCCGGGCGTGGATCAAGCCCGGATTCTGCAGCAGGTGGCCAGAATAAAGGAGCGCAACCTTGCGCTGGCGGAATACGCCCGAAAATATCAGGGCCTGGCGATTATCAGTGAACTTGCGAATTCAAGCCCGTCCGATGTTCGTCTGACCCGCATGAGCGTTGATCTGGTGCCTGAGCGGTCGGAAAAAGCGCAACCCCTTTCGAATAAAATTCAGCGGCGTCCGGAGAAAACCGCCGCTTCGAAAAAAACAGTGAGTCTGGAAGGGCTTGTATTCGGAGACCGTCAGCATTTTTCAATGGCGCTGGCCGCCTATCTCGTCCGGCTGAAGCAGTCGCCCCTGTTCGGCAGTTTCAGCGTTAAAAGCCAGTCCTTTGACGTTTTTGAACAAAAGGAAGTTCTGCGTTTCAGTGTGCATTTGGAAATGATTTGA